In a single window of the Bacillus mycoides genome:
- a CDS encoding ABC transporter ATP-binding protein, with amino-acid sequence MNTLEIKNLTKKFGDFIAVDNMSLSIKEGEIFGFLGSNGAGKSTTINMIAGLLRSNEGEISILGKNIKKHNRFAKMNIGIVPQDIAIYEELTAYENVKFFAGLYGLRGAELKARVEEALQFVGLSDKHKSYPKNFSGGMKRRLNIACAIAHRPKLIIMDEPTVGIDPQSRNYILQSVRKLNEMGSTIIYTSHYMEEVEEICTKIAIVDHGKVIAEGTKEQLKAIITDTKDIWIEVKSVENLDVENLKEINGVKAVQIEENVIKVNSDAGLNNLNKIIQHFINHDIEIRSLEEQAPNLETVFLTLTGRNLRDK; translated from the coding sequence ATGAACACATTGGAAATTAAAAATTTAACGAAAAAATTTGGTGATTTCATCGCGGTAGATAATATGTCTTTATCTATTAAAGAAGGAGAAATATTTGGCTTTTTAGGTTCGAATGGTGCTGGTAAGAGTACAACGATTAATATGATTGCTGGTTTGTTAAGAAGTAATGAAGGTGAAATTAGCATACTAGGAAAAAATATAAAGAAACATAATCGATTTGCGAAAATGAATATCGGTATCGTTCCACAAGATATTGCGATTTATGAAGAGTTAACTGCCTATGAAAATGTGAAATTCTTTGCTGGATTGTATGGATTACGAGGAGCCGAGCTAAAAGCGAGAGTAGAGGAAGCACTTCAATTTGTAGGCCTTAGTGATAAACATAAAAGTTATCCGAAAAACTTTTCTGGCGGGATGAAACGAAGACTGAATATCGCTTGTGCAATCGCTCATAGACCGAAGTTAATTATTATGGATGAACCGACAGTTGGAATTGATCCGCAGTCAAGGAACTACATTCTTCAGTCTGTCCGAAAATTAAATGAAATGGGAAGTACGATTATTTATACGAGTCACTACATGGAAGAAGTGGAAGAGATTTGTACGAAAATAGCAATTGTCGATCACGGTAAAGTAATTGCAGAAGGAACGAAAGAACAGTTAAAAGCGATTATTACAGATACGAAAGATATTTGGATTGAAGTAAAGTCAGTAGAAAATTTAGATGTAGAAAATTTAAAAGAGATAAATGGTGTGAAAGCTGTTCAAATTGAAGAGAACGTAATCAAGGTAAACTCGGATGCAGGATTAAATAATTTAAATAAAATTATTCAGCATTTCATTAATCATGACATTGAAATTCGTTCGTTAGAGGAGCAGGCTCCAAACTTAGAAACAGTATTTCTTACGTTAACTGGAAGAAACTTACGAGATAAATAA
- a CDS encoding sensor histidine kinase, which produces MEFWLTVSKLIVFLYIVFSYIHLNVTNLPWIILTLLLYLSVNVLISIFKKDTYKNILTCVSIGVVMLFTWKVHPFFILFLPLNLYEIANYYIKKKWLIFFIMILPIIFIGEGIQMTYGLISAFCFFSLTIAHRYIARLLKLDMQNDKMRKDIQRLTKSLNENKDYIRQSEYTFKLEERNRLSQEIHDKIGHSMTGALIQMEAAKRLMEIDKEKSAELLQNAIHISKDGIESIRITLKNMKPSTEQIGIHRMKLFIEEFAGKHDMNIPFVYKGNLDMISPIQWKIIGENVTEALTNAMKYADATVISIDIHVLNKMVKVQVKDNGKGAALVKKGLGIMGMEERTASVNGKIIVDGTSGFSVTMLLPI; this is translated from the coding sequence ATGGAATTTTGGTTAACTGTAAGTAAACTTATTGTCTTTTTATATATAGTGTTTAGCTACATTCATTTAAATGTTACGAACTTACCGTGGATTATACTTACTTTGCTTTTATATCTTTCTGTCAATGTGTTGATCTCTATATTTAAAAAAGATACGTACAAAAACATATTAACTTGTGTGTCAATTGGCGTAGTTATGTTATTTACATGGAAGGTTCATCCGTTTTTTATTTTGTTTTTACCTTTGAACTTATATGAAATTGCAAATTATTACATAAAAAAGAAATGGTTAATCTTTTTCATTATGATTCTTCCTATTATTTTTATAGGTGAAGGTATTCAAATGACGTATGGACTGATTAGTGCATTTTGTTTTTTTTCCTTAACGATAGCTCATCGCTATATAGCACGATTATTAAAACTAGACATGCAAAATGATAAAATGAGAAAAGACATACAAAGACTTACGAAAAGCTTAAATGAAAATAAAGATTACATAAGGCAATCTGAATACACATTTAAATTAGAGGAAAGAAATCGACTATCTCAAGAAATTCATGATAAAATCGGTCACTCAATGACAGGTGCACTAATTCAAATGGAAGCAGCAAAGAGATTAATGGAAATAGATAAAGAAAAATCTGCGGAGTTATTACAAAATGCCATTCATATTTCAAAAGATGGAATTGAAAGCATTCGGATTACATTAAAAAATATGAAGCCATCAACTGAGCAAATTGGCATTCATCGTATGAAATTATTCATAGAGGAATTTGCCGGTAAGCATGATATGAATATTCCTTTCGTTTATAAAGGTAACTTAGATATGATTTCTCCCATTCAGTGGAAAATTATCGGTGAAAACGTTACAGAGGCGTTAACAAATGCGATGAAATATGCTGATGCGACAGTCATTTCAATCGATATTCATGTACTGAACAAGATGGTGAAAGTACAAGTGAAGGATAATGGTAAAGGTGCAGCTCTTGTTAAGAAAGGCCTCGGTATTATGGGGATGGAGGAGCGAACAGCATCAGTAAACGGAAAAATTATTGTAGATGGAACAAGTGGTTTTTCAGTAACGATGTTGTTGCCGATATGA
- a CDS encoding response regulator transcription factor, whose protein sequence is MKIKILIADDNSFIREGMKIILNTYEEFEVLDTVNDGKEAVAYCKKYEVDIALLDVRMPNMNGVEATKLICEETKTKPLILTTFDDDEYILDAVKNGAKGYLLKNNDPERIRDAIKGVYNGQTVMQDVVLDKIKSNLMESKEEESKIDKSLFTERELSIIALIAKGFSNKEISKQLFISEGTIANYITSVLGKTGLEHRTQIAIYYLTGKVD, encoded by the coding sequence ATGAAAATTAAAATATTAATAGCCGATGATAATTCTTTTATTAGAGAAGGTATGAAAATTATTTTAAATACATATGAAGAGTTTGAAGTATTAGATACCGTAAATGATGGAAAAGAAGCTGTAGCGTATTGTAAAAAGTATGAAGTTGATATTGCGCTTTTAGATGTTCGTATGCCAAACATGAACGGGGTAGAGGCGACGAAGTTAATTTGTGAAGAGACAAAAACGAAGCCTCTCATTTTAACGACGTTTGATGATGATGAATATATTTTGGATGCAGTAAAAAACGGAGCGAAAGGTTATTTATTAAAAAATAATGATCCGGAGCGGATTCGTGATGCGATAAAAGGAGTTTATAACGGTCAAACTGTTATGCAAGATGTAGTGCTTGATAAAATTAAGTCTAATTTAATGGAAAGTAAAGAGGAAGAATCTAAAATTGATAAGAGCCTTTTCACAGAAAGAGAGCTTAGTATTATCGCATTAATTGCGAAAGGTTTCTCAAATAAAGAAATTTCGAAGCAACTTTTCATATCTGAAGGAACGATTGCAAATTATATTACATCAGTTTTAGGGAAAACTGGACTAGAACATCGCACACAAATTGCGATTTATTACTTAACAGGGAAAGTAGATTAA
- a CDS encoding RNA polymerase sigma factor, protein MLRHEEDAKDVTQEVFVKIHASLQNYQFRGLKTWMARIATNHAIDYKRKKARENEELSLCKETAENIKASHNIEALLLTKEQKLLIAQKLQELPDNYRDVVLAHYLEEKSYQEIALQENIEVKTVEMKLYRARKWIKKHWKEEEFL, encoded by the coding sequence ATTTTAAGACATGAAGAAGATGCTAAAGATGTTACACAAGAAGTATTCGTAAAAATTCACGCCTCTCTCCAAAATTATCAATTTCGCGGATTAAAAACGTGGATGGCACGTATTGCCACCAATCACGCTATTGATTATAAGAGAAAAAAAGCTAGAGAAAACGAAGAACTCTCCTTATGTAAAGAAACTGCGGAAAATATAAAAGCCTCTCATAATATCGAGGCTTTATTATTGACGAAAGAGCAAAAATTACTCATTGCTCAAAAACTGCAAGAACTTCCCGACAATTACCGTGACGTCGTTCTCGCACATTACTTAGAAGAAAAAAGTTATCAAGAAATTGCTTTGCAAGAAAATATTGAAGTGAAAACAGTCGAAATGAAACTGTATCGGGCAAGAAAATGGATTAAAAAACATTGGAAGGAGGAAGAGTTTCTATGA
- the exsE gene encoding exosporium protein ExsE, whose product MRTWRVGTFSMGLSIITLGCFLLFSVMKGTQVLDTLTAWWPVLLIILGAEILLYLLFSKKEQSFIKYDIFSIFFIGVLGSVGIAFYCLLSTGLLEEVRHSINTTRQTSNIPDGQLDIPESIKKIVVDAGHHPLTIEGNNTNQIHLFGTYEMTTKANEKPNLKQEDFLSVQTAGETMYITLKPLPVQHTFFNFAPQVKQTLVLPQNKNVEIRASNNELSLYPGQLQNNWFVQNSSNVSVHLTKESDVSLTAVTNQKETHGNTPWEQVEDLAKKENNSSEENPELNGQEHWYKNSIKTGNGTYKLNIEKAYNLNMSVIEK is encoded by the coding sequence ATGAGAACATGGCGCGTTGGAACATTCTCAATGGGGCTTTCCATTATTACATTAGGTTGTTTCTTACTATTTTCAGTTATGAAAGGCACTCAAGTATTGGATACATTAACAGCATGGTGGCCTGTTTTACTTATTATACTTGGCGCTGAAATTTTACTATACCTTCTATTTTCTAAGAAGGAACAATCATTTATTAAATATGATATTTTTAGTATTTTCTTTATTGGAGTTTTAGGAAGCGTTGGAATTGCTTTTTACTGTTTATTATCAACTGGATTACTAGAAGAAGTTCGTCATTCTATTAACACAACTAGGCAAACGAGTAATATTCCAGACGGACAACTTGATATACCTGAATCTATCAAAAAAATCGTAGTGGATGCGGGGCATCACCCTCTAACGATAGAGGGAAATAATACAAATCAAATTCATCTTTTTGGAACATATGAAATGACGACAAAGGCAAATGAAAAACCTAATTTAAAACAAGAGGATTTCCTTTCAGTTCAAACGGCTGGAGAAACGATGTATATAACGTTAAAACCATTACCGGTTCAGCATACGTTTTTTAACTTCGCACCACAGGTGAAACAAACACTCGTTCTTCCGCAAAATAAAAATGTAGAGATCCGCGCTTCGAATAACGAACTATCTCTTTATCCAGGTCAATTACAAAATAATTGGTTTGTACAAAACAGTTCAAACGTATCTGTTCATTTAACTAAAGAAAGTGATGTTTCTTTAACAGCCGTAACAAATCAAAAAGAAACTCACGGAAACACACCTTGGGAACAAGTAGAAGATTTAGCGAAAAAAGAAAATAATTCTTCAGAAGAAAATCCAGAATTAAATGGGCAAGAACATTGGTATAAAAACTCGATAAAAACAGGAAATGGAACGTACAAATTAAATATTGAGAAAGCTTATAATTTAAATATGAGCGTTATCGAAAAATAA
- a CDS encoding DUF445 domain-containing protein translates to MSLQTKYIAGISLGVMGVGFAASIPFQGTVAGEIIQGGFEAGLVGGLADWFAVTALFRHPLGIPIPHTALLPKNRKRVTKGLVSTLENEWLTKESITSKVKEMQLAQMVLQIAEKELQSDAVKKGIVTIAEKAILQIDTEKLAVIIEKELKTYLHTINTSNILQVLVDQLVVQEYDEKTLDYILVKVKDWTAQDEARYQLGSLGMKAMENIKVDGFLQFTLKSFMNIVDEDKIGGILQKFIISNINSLQDADNSTRQLILAKIRQEIINVKENESLLQELEKWKEKWIANWDATDKIKEMLEQVQSRAVTFVKNEEFADKYVVPFLQTQMNKIKEDELTVQKIEDWLQKQVVTIVEKNHSKIGKLVQENLDKLDDKTLIEMIENNVGKDLQWIRVNGAVCGFMIGLILEGIKAII, encoded by the coding sequence ATGTCATTACAGACTAAATATATAGCGGGTATTTCGCTTGGGGTTATGGGCGTAGGTTTTGCGGCTTCCATCCCTTTTCAAGGAACGGTAGCTGGGGAGATTATTCAAGGGGGATTTGAAGCTGGGTTAGTTGGTGGACTTGCGGATTGGTTTGCGGTTACAGCTTTATTCCGTCATCCGTTGGGCATTCCAATTCCACATACAGCATTATTACCTAAAAATCGGAAACGGGTAACAAAGGGTCTCGTTTCTACGTTAGAAAATGAATGGCTGACGAAAGAAAGTATTACAAGTAAAGTAAAAGAAATGCAGCTAGCACAAATGGTACTGCAAATTGCTGAGAAAGAGTTACAGTCTGACGCTGTGAAAAAAGGAATTGTAACAATTGCTGAGAAAGCGATTCTTCAAATAGATACAGAAAAATTAGCAGTTATTATTGAAAAAGAATTAAAAACGTATTTGCATACAATTAACACAAGTAACATATTACAAGTTCTAGTGGATCAATTAGTAGTGCAAGAATATGATGAAAAAACACTTGATTACATATTAGTAAAAGTGAAAGATTGGACGGCTCAAGATGAAGCACGTTATCAGCTCGGAAGCTTAGGTATGAAGGCGATGGAAAACATAAAAGTAGATGGATTCCTGCAGTTTACTTTGAAATCATTTATGAATATTGTAGATGAAGATAAAATCGGCGGCATTTTGCAGAAGTTTATCATTAGTAATATTAACAGCTTACAAGATGCAGATAATAGCACAAGACAACTTATATTAGCGAAAATTCGTCAAGAGATTATAAATGTAAAAGAAAATGAATCTTTATTACAGGAATTAGAGAAGTGGAAAGAAAAATGGATTGCAAATTGGGATGCTACAGACAAAATAAAAGAAATGCTAGAGCAAGTACAGAGTAGGGCAGTTACCTTTGTGAAGAATGAAGAATTTGCTGATAAATATGTTGTTCCATTCTTACAAACACAAATGAATAAAATAAAAGAAGACGAACTGACTGTTCAAAAAATAGAAGATTGGTTACAAAAACAAGTTGTTACTATTGTTGAAAAGAATCATTCGAAAATTGGAAAGCTTGTGCAAGAAAACCTTGATAAGTTAGATGATAAAACATTAATCGAAATGATTGAAAATAATGTCGGTAAAGATTTGCAGTGGATTCGTGTGAACGGGGCTGTTTGTGGTTTTATGATTGGATTAATTTTAGAAGGAATAAAAGCGATTATATGA
- a CDS encoding D-serine ammonia-lyase, with protein sequence MKEIEALKEQYPLVNNLIATEEVFWINPNMEKYETAIKNSPLNEEHVKDAEERLKRFAPYIAKVFPETKETGGIIESPLVKIPSMKQSLEKSYGQPILGGLLLKCDSGLPISGSIKARGGIYEVLKHAEQLALQHGMLTGKDDYSILDSDRFRGFFAKYSIAVGSTGNLGLSIGIMSAKLGFNVTVHMSADAKEWKKDLLRSKGVNVIEYEADYSKAVEEGRLQADADPSCYFVDDENSHDLFLGYAVAASRLQKQLEELEIVVDEEHPLFVYLPCGVGGGPGGVAFGLKLLYKDNVHCFFAEPTHSPCMLLGLMTGLHDKIAVQDIGIDNVTDADGLAVGRPSGFVGKTMEPFLSGNYTVSDEELYRLLKELADTENIYLEPSALAGMIGPLNVCKAENEYLQKQQLTEKVKKGTHIVWGTGGSMVPEDVMNGYYKKGLELTCK encoded by the coding sequence ATGAAGGAGATAGAGGCATTAAAAGAGCAATATCCACTAGTAAATAACTTAATCGCAACAGAAGAAGTATTTTGGATAAACCCGAATATGGAAAAGTATGAAACAGCAATAAAAAATTCGCCACTTAATGAAGAACATGTAAAAGACGCGGAAGAGAGATTAAAGCGTTTTGCACCATATATTGCGAAAGTATTTCCTGAAACGAAGGAAACAGGCGGTATTATAGAATCACCTTTAGTGAAAATACCTTCTATGAAACAATCTTTAGAGAAAAGTTATGGGCAACCTATTTTAGGGGGATTACTATTAAAATGTGATAGCGGGCTTCCGATATCAGGATCAATAAAAGCTAGAGGCGGAATATACGAAGTGCTGAAACATGCAGAGCAACTGGCACTTCAGCATGGAATGTTAACAGGGAAAGATGATTATTCAATTTTAGATAGTGATAGATTTAGAGGTTTTTTTGCGAAGTATTCAATTGCAGTAGGTTCTACTGGCAATTTAGGGCTTAGCATCGGTATTATGAGTGCGAAATTAGGTTTTAATGTGACTGTTCATATGTCGGCAGACGCAAAAGAATGGAAAAAAGATTTATTAAGAAGTAAAGGTGTAAACGTTATTGAATATGAAGCTGATTATAGTAAAGCAGTAGAAGAAGGAAGACTGCAAGCAGATGCAGATCCTAGCTGTTATTTTGTTGATGATGAAAACTCACATGATTTATTTTTAGGATACGCAGTAGCAGCATCACGTTTACAAAAACAATTAGAAGAGTTAGAAATTGTAGTAGATGAAGAGCACCCTTTATTCGTTTATCTTCCGTGCGGGGTAGGTGGCGGGCCTGGCGGAGTAGCATTTGGTTTAAAGTTATTGTACAAAGACAATGTGCACTGTTTCTTTGCGGAGCCTACGCACTCTCCGTGTATGTTACTCGGTTTAATGACAGGGCTTCACGATAAAATTGCCGTTCAAGATATCGGGATTGACAATGTAACTGATGCGGATGGGCTTGCAGTAGGAAGACCATCTGGATTTGTCGGTAAAACGATGGAACCATTTTTGAGTGGAAATTATACAGTAAGTGATGAAGAGTTATATAGATTATTAAAAGAACTGGCTGATACTGAAAATATTTATTTAGAGCCTTCTGCATTAGCGGGTATGATAGGGCCGTTGAATGTATGTAAAGCTGAAAATGAGTATTTACAAAAACAACAGTTAACAGAGAAGGTGAAGAAAGGTACTCATATTGTGTGGGGAACTGGTGGGAGTATGGTTCCGGAAGACGTGATGAATGGGTATTATAAGAAAGGTTTGGAATTAACGTGTAAATAA
- a CDS encoding helix-turn-helix domain-containing protein, producing the protein MENIDIGKKIEKQRKEKGLTSKELAKMAKITPSMLSQIERGSANPSIQTLKVLAKALDVPTFSFLLEENNTDDLIVRSHKRKKMIIDNLSYELLSPDFTGNLATAIMTIPPNTASSENVLEHKGEELAFVLDGKITLHLNEEEYTLETGDSVKIPAYLKHKWVNQFEKNAIVLFSVTPPIF; encoded by the coding sequence ATGGAAAATATAGATATTGGTAAAAAGATTGAAAAACAAAGAAAAGAAAAAGGATTAACTAGTAAAGAATTAGCAAAGATGGCCAAAATCACACCATCAATGCTTAGTCAAATTGAACGTGGTTCTGCTAACCCTTCTATTCAAACATTAAAGGTACTTGCAAAAGCTCTTGATGTTCCAACATTTAGTTTTTTACTTGAAGAAAATAATACAGACGATTTAATTGTACGTTCTCATAAAAGAAAAAAAATGATTATCGATAATTTATCATATGAATTGTTATCACCTGATTTCACAGGAAATTTAGCAACAGCAATTATGACTATCCCACCGAATACTGCTTCATCCGAAAATGTTCTAGAACATAAAGGTGAAGAATTAGCATTTGTATTAGACGGAAAAATCACATTGCACTTAAATGAAGAAGAATACACATTAGAAACTGGTGATAGCGTAAAAATACCAGCTTATTTAAAACATAAATGGGTAAATCAATTCGAGAAAAATGCGATTGTTTTATTTTCTGTTACTCCGCCGATTTTTTAA